GCTACCGTTCCCGGTTTACTGGCCTTTAAGCTTCGCTCAGACCAGGGACAACTACTCTGCGGATGGAGCTGGAATGAAACTATTGGAGAGTCCTTGTCTGAGAAAAATTACCTCCTAGTCACAtatgttgtatttatttatatcCCCACCGCTCTGCTTACGATACTTTactctttcattattttcaagcaCTACCGAGTGGATTTTCTCGGCCAGCAAATGTCCAACGTTGAGGTTCTTCGCGCAAGAGTTCAACGAAACCGAAACGTTCTTTGGCTCGCCACCTTTGTCATCGTGTTAGGGTGCATATTATGCTTGGTGCCCATAACTGTTTTAAACTTGCTAAGGCGCTTTGCATTGAAGAGAAGACCACTTGAATGTGACATTCAACTTTGTAGCCTTATCTTTGATTTTCTGGCTTTCTCGCATTGTGCAGTAAATCCCTGTATTTGCTTCACCTTAAATAGATCATTTCGCCGGGGCCTTAAGAAACTAACTTCTTCTTCTGTTAACTGAATGGCACCGTTATAGCTATTGAAAAACGTTATCGgaatatacatgtatgatgaTGAGTACTTTCGTTACTTCTtatctacaatcttggacaaaaatgttaagaaaaatacaTCTAGTATGTTTCATTTTAGAATACTTCACTCCAAAGACCCGTACACTCAAGATACTTTCCCCTTCCCccaaaaaaacaatgttgaagGGTCACCGGAACATTTCTGGTCCAGACTTAACAACACTGAtcagggaggggtggggggaggggccACCATGATGCTAAATTCACTGGGTGTGTCCCCCGTGTATAACAAAGTGTAAAATTCTTAAcactttttgtccaagattgtagacCTTACCTAAATTTTATGTAAACCACTAAACCATTAATCTAAAAGGGCTAACAGGCGCATTTCTATGGCTGTGAAAGAGTCAAGAAAACTGCCTATGTTAATAATTTATCCATATTCGAAACATCTTACAGCAGTTAACAGGGATGCATCGTTCGAAACCAGTATGTGAAAGAGGTACTATTTGTCTATGAAAGGTACACAAAAGGGGTCTCCTTTGGTTGTCAAAATggtgtataaaagggtaaggggttggacctcggggcggagcgtccccgtttaaaatttttttagtacCCCTCCGGGGTTTCAGTGCTCTCTTGCCGACCACAACTGTCAAACGCGTCAAATTGGTAGTTACAGAAGTGACCGATGGTAATTTAGCCATCACGTGCTATTTTTTAAGCAGGGTAGCCGCGCGGAAATTGTTCGTATGAAAAATCCATTTCCACTTGGGTGGTGACGAGTATTTACAATTACCAGTGGTTGATCCAGGggagccccctcccccccgcgcTCTTATTTTTAGGGCAATCTGAGACCTGAAGgggcgaaaaaaaattttttggagtccgccccccccacccccccctcttatctgaaggtctggatctggcacCGATatacctattcggctaactcaatgttgtacccaattcaaacccttagggaataaaacgttttgtttaaggaatttccatatcaattaaatgtgaatgccacattataatccaaataaaatattacacaatgaatcttatccccgggagatttgaattgggcaCAACATTGaattagccgaataggtctattaccAGTTTACCTACTTGATCGGCCCCCATAGTAGTTCCACTTATACGAACTAATCAAATTGATTTGCGcgcttttaaaaatatcatccaATCGGCGCCCGATGGTCAGATCCACACCCTTTCGTCtgcatgaaagtgagattcAATTCCAAGGTAACCAGGTATTGTTTGGTATACGTTCTCCTGGCCTCCCACTCAGAAATTCTTAGGGCTTCGTAGCGTAGTGTTTCTTACGAAGCCCTAATTAGGAATGTTTTTTTGAGAGACTAACGGTTTCCCAGGAGTACTCCTTGCCCGCATTATATGTGATCGCTTACTAAAAATTAACACAACTGGCAATATTGCGTTATGAAACGATTTATAAGGCTCATATTTCGAAAATAAGTCGCCTCACCGGAGCTTAATGtgaagaaatgaaatgaaatagaCTTACCTCTTCAGTATTTTGTGTTCCAGCGTCGTTTCGAAGTGATTTGGGCTGGTTTTGCCATCCTGTCTTCGCCTTCATTGTATGGACCCATAAGGAAACAGCGTTAGTCGGATGACGTCACAAGCCGTACAAAGATTAGTACGGATGGTTCAGGGACAGATGGGTTAAACAAGATAAAGGCCCCTCTTACCTAAAGAAAAGTTGTCCCGCGAAAAAGAAGCACCCTTCCAGCCGAGTTAACTTTATCGATCGTctaaatgagaaaaaagttgCCCCCTTTGCCGGAGCCAAAGATTTTCTGTAGCTCCCCggtgggggaggggtactccctataatagcCAACACAGGGAGCAGGGAGGcgccgcccgaaaggggtaccttcttcgggtttcaggtatatgaaagggtaggcaATTCTCTCAATTTGGTcagtaaaaaggcccaaaaggattaacaaatgcattttaaggctttgaaaaagtcaagaaaatgtTCTAAACTGAGGTTTATTGATATCTGAAACAGAGAGCatttacagcaattaaaaaGGATGCAAAGTTCCACActaggtatacgaaaggggtgtCTTTTCTACCAAAAAtgatatataaaagggtaaggggttaaAACTTGAGACAAAGACTCCCCATAAAAAACTTTGTTgggtgcccccccccccagctCCATGTAGCTCAGTGGACAGCGAACCCTCTTGATGGCACATTCTGAAGATTTGAAAGATTTGAACTCAACCAGGGTTCTTGAGCTTCCATGGTATTTAATATACCTGGCCATCATGTCTGATTacacttgaagttttttcagacACTGTCCAAGGAGTGCCTACTCTTGGTCTGGGGCAGGGAAGGGGCGGGGGTTACCCACATTGCAGGCTTAACCCCTTCAGAGTGACAATAGTAATTTCCttctaacaatatccatacatgaTCAATAGAAAAGCTTGTGAGAACTTTTAACATAACAACCCAAGGGAGGGCTTAAAGGTATAGGTATGGCTGTCActttcaaaaactttcaaaactatCCTTGTTTTAGGGCATTTTTTGACCTGATTCATGGTACGACAAATTACAATTTGGTGTCCACCAAAATGTGTGTCATTTGAACTGTTCAATTACCTCTCTCTATCTTACTTTGTCTTCGTTTTGACGTCTGCAGTAACTAATCTAACAATCACAACTTCAATTATCAATTTTCCACGACTTTCCATGAccaattaaattccatgactttcgaGGCCTGGAatatgaaattcttaaatttcgtgactttccaggttttccatgacctgtacaaAACCCTGAAAGGTAGAGTACCTTTCAAACCCGaaaaactgtgaacaccagaaatacaGAAATTTCTAGAATGTTACTGTGTTGCAAGAAACACGCCAAACAAGAACGTTAATGAGTTTGTGGTTTGGTGACTAGTTCACCatcctgatctttgctgtgattggtcataacacaataaacattcctgaaatataTCACGAGTTCACAGTTTTgtaggtttgactgtaatttagcacaaaaagagaaagaaaataaaacaagaaaaaaaacaaattatggGTAAGTCAGAGCATCTTTATTTTAACAAGTGTACAGTACATTTCATTGAATGCTACCAGCATTGGAAGCAATTCTTGGCCACAGGTCAGCACACTCTTTTGCTACAGGGCCAGTGATGGCAGAACCTACAGAAAATAATCAAAAACCATCAGTACAAGTGTATTTTCCTCATGGCTTTTTTTATAATAGACTACGGGTAGTCCACATTTTTTCTCAGGGATTGTAGAGCAAGCGAAACAGCTTGCCTCTCTTGCATGGGATGATTTTCACACGCGCTTGCATTTTGCTCGCTTTACTATCCCTAAGGAAAAATGGGAACTACTTGTAGTCTATTTGTCTAAAGCATAGCCATGCCGATAGAAAATAATGACTGAGACCTTGTGGACTGATATGCCACCATTAAACTCCAGAGGAAAAAAGTTGCAATAATCTTCATCTGTCAAAATTTGCTCGACCACCAAAATTTTGTAGTTTCATATACATGCACATAAAGTTATGAATAAAAGACATGGCTTGGCCAGCTTCATTAACATCAAAATATGGTGTAGATGTATGTGTTGTGCATGTATGTAAAATGTGTTCTTAGACTAAACCagaatttcttttgtctcctatGAATAGTTAGGGCTAGGACATAGAAAATTGTGAATATCAAACTAGGCTGAACTATGGTTTCACCTTAAATCAATTTTACCTACAACATATGCTCCCACTTAACACAAACATGTAGGCACACCTACATATACAgcggtacatgtacatgtaagaatTCCCATCTTAAGAACATTTGGCTGCTCTTTAGCAGTCTCAGGATATGAATGTATGTTTTTTGTTGCAAGAAAGGATTATTCCGGAAAGCAATCATCAATCAAGTGGCACTGTTGGTACAGTACATGTATGTGTACGTGTTCTTGTTGTGTTTTGGATATTCTATCCTCATGTGATGTGTAAACTATTCCGCCATTTTCTCTCAAAACTGCTGGGTTGCTGCACTGTGTCTTTATGTGCGACAGTCAGTGCGTACAATTATTTCAGTTAACTCTTTTACCATTGAAGttaacaggaaaataacaacatCTTCATTATTTGCTCATTGCTGGCTGGCTAGGAAGAATAAGCTAGGGAACTTAGCCCAATGCAAAACTGAGAAATATTTTCAAggaataatattaatttttactaCTATCAGCACCCTTTTTGGGTCGAATTACACATCCCCTACGAGACAAATTGCTTTACGTTCAACTCTTTTAATAACCTAcaccagtgattttgttacccctGCGTAAAGTGTCCCTGacgcaaaaaaattctcaaggATGCAGAATAACTGACAGCTTGTGTCCTTTGGGAGTCAACGCCACGGTAATGTATTACAGAGATAAGTGCTTTGCTATTAACAGTAGACTACAGATTAAATGTGATTGTCTAGTTTCATTAGAGTTCTGGCATCTTTTACTATAGTAATGCCTCATTAgattttgaactgggactcattcGATTCTGGACTGGTTTTCGTGAGACGATTCCCCGGACTCACTATTAGCaaattgtaacaaaatcactgcttacACTCATCCACAGATTGACCTCATCAACAGCAAGGAAATAGCCGTATCTTACCTTTCATTTCACCCTTATTGTTCACTATGACACCTGCATTGTCTGCAACAAGGAGAAGAAGATCATAAAGAAGAATGTAAGAAGTTGGACACAACACTTAAACAACAAACTGTAGCATGTGTATCTCCttcttctattattttttcacctagattaaataattttaagcataaactcTCTATCTTATTCCTTAAGTTTGCAAGTAACATTTCTCATCTTGAAGAATTAATATGTTTTacgtttttctctttattgtaactgtattagaaggtaattagtttatatcatcttatatctatgttaaaccatacatttgtctagttctattttttctcttgttgtaGTCGTATATTACTGATTAggcattgtttttatatgtgtactttgtatttttgtgaggGCCATAAGTTAGACAACTCATTGGGTTATTACGTCACCTTCGTTgaataaagaatattgcattgtATTGTAGTAGGAAAACATTTTGCTCCAAACAAATACTGGAGTCAAAAATCTTTCTTTGGTCTTTTTAGGTTTGATTGTGTTAGTTACTCGCTAACCCAGGGCCTGGTAGTTCTTGCCCAGCACACACTTCTTTCAGTCTGCTAAATTGTCAGCATTTCCATTGCCTGCACAAAGCTGAAGTTTAAGAGGCTGATAACAACAAAAATGCAAGctacaacttcaaaaaaagaagaagaatgcTACCTTGAAATTAAAGAGGACTGTGTGCTACAGCTGTACATTCTTTAATAAGCGAATAACGAAAATAGACTTGAATCCTTGAACTCACCCTCAAAGTAAATAAACATGCCATTCTTTCTTCTGAATGCCTTCCGTTGTCTAATCACCACTGCAGGCATCACTAAACATAAAAAATGGcaagaaatttgacaaaaaatcaATAATATTACTTTAAGAGCTAAGACAAAGTTATGGTGCAATGTTAATTGTCATTCTAACTTTTCAATTTGTTGACAAAATCCTTGATGATGTTACCACTCGAATGGAATCCCTTTGGCAGAACTTTTGCACACATGAAGGgctttcttccattttttaggatttcacaaaaaaaattcaggataTTTGTGAAATTTCACTTTGGAAATTGTTAGAAGAATCTCAGCAGGATAGATGAATTTCAAtaggaaagcaaaaacaaaatgaattctgCTCATTGTAGTAAAATGTTgtaattggaaaaatggcctaTTGTGGATGGCAAGAGGAGCCTGCAAGTCTAATCTCCAGGGcagggttgttcaaagctgggttaggataacccagggttagtacgaaatttgaattcagatatgaaagattaaaaagcaaatgcagtttaattctttttctctACTACCTGATGACTGGATGCTCTCAAatgaatagagaaaattatctgagaaaatgccgttgaacaaaagaaaaattaactgggattaaaatttaaccccgggctAGCTTTAATCAGCactcgaacaactgggccctggttgCTGTTATGTATGCACGGCAAGTATGTACCCAGTATTCAACCAGACTCCCACAAAGAATAAATGGGATCCATAGAACACTACCTGGTGACATACATTTTAAACTTCTATCACATGAAAGCTATTGAAAGCACAGCATTGGATCAAGAGTGACTTGACCTTTGATCAATCTCACCTGtactccctaacctttggttattccTATTATAAGTTTGAGCCatagtttgaaaaataaaagggtAAGATAAAGAACAAATTTTGCATGTTGCTTCACTAAGTCATAGGAGTTGTCAATGCAAATTACATGCACAGCAAAATACTAAATCCATCAACATAGGGAATCCTAACAATTTTCTCACCTTTTTTCCTGAGCTCTGGTTTTCCCTTTTTGACTGTAGCTAATACCATATCTCCTGACCCTGCAGCTGGTAATCTGTTCAGGCGACCCTTGATTCCCTTGACAGCAATAATGTAAAGGTTTTTGGCGCCTGTATTGTCTGCGCAGTTTATTACTGCACCAACTGGGAGACCCAGGGAGATACGAAACTTCCCTCCGGAAGAACCTCCACGTCCTGGAGAAAGAAAGTATACCACACATTGCTTCACATATATTAATTTACTGAAGCAAGTTTTCCTTTAGACGTTTCCCTTGATACAGTTTAGTGTCAATGCagggtgcaaaaaaaaaaaaatcatttttacagcttgccattcgggcaagctgaagataacatttactagcccaaacatcatttcaactagccccaaaaacgttttgatgagcagattgatttcacagttcttctgtaatttcaattcctcaaaaaacttcatttgcccatcaggcaagtttataaaagaaatcactagcccaatagcgaaatccactagcccccggctatcggacactactttctttgcacactgaaaTGGCAAAATGCTACCAAGGACAACTAACAATCTGTTTCGAAGAAAACATGTCCAgaataatacagtcaactctcgccttgcagacaccccgataatacagACAGCAGCTAAACTCCtcagtaaaaacaaattatagATGTTTGACTCACATAAACTCTTGCTATTACGCACTCTCCCTACATTATctgctataaagggagttgactgtattataAGCGTGTGATCCTATAAACTCTTAAGACATGTCTGCGCGACTGTTACATCCCTCGAAGTTTACTGTATAAATTTATATCTCAGCAACAAGACAGACCATCACTAACAAAGACAAACCCTAGAAACCTTTCCTTAAGAAGAAAGTCAGTTTATTACGATGATTTTAACTAAGAACCAAGATCGAAAGTCAACAAAAATATAAAGCACCACGAGCGATAATATTTATGTCTTCAAGACACACTGACTTTCACCACGTGAATTTGAAAGCTCACAGGGCAAGTTATTCGAACTTTACACACCAGAAGAAAGGAAATTTAATGAATGTTGTAGTATAAGCAAAATTTTGACCGCAATGCCTTTAAACAAAACGATGCAAGACGATATAAACATCGACTGCTTGTCATCCTCACCTCTCTTCGACATGTTGGATAGGGAAAGAGGAACATTGCGAAACGCGCAGGCGCCAAGTGGGACCCAGTATTACGCTTCTTAATTACGCTTCCTTCTCAATGTCCAGCGcggactctgggaacgagaatagCAAACCTCTCcattttcggttcaaaagggttctttgttttgtgatACAGGACGCTTgcatttccaggcttttgcgtgacggggcatttagctggcggccgggaaagctcttatgtgggttaaaaacattacggatttttggagattttgctatctaaacattccttgtcttagaataaatataaatattactttaatctttatgagttcctcacgcgaagaattcacgcataagtaggaaaactcaaaaacagatgtttctgttggtttccggcggccatatttgtgcccctgaaaggggcacaaacatggcgtctccatacaaagctttataaatttgggtaaaacgtttttccgaatatctcgcatatgaactattgcatagacccgattcttggcaaggctttttgtatatttatcttctttcattttccagattctAGACTGTCTGTtttaaaaggtttccatttttattcctgctttctcacgtgagtgaaaaccgagaatttCAGTTAAGGTTGCTTATGAGAAGAATAatgcatgatccatgtttcatagcccgcGGTGCATTACTGTAGCAAGTCAAGTAAATTTTGTGCCCGCAACAAGCCTAGAAACCCAGAAAGCAAACGCTGCTAACGCTTCTATGCTGTCTCAGCAGAACGTTAAGACaatatatttcaaaacactgaatcctaggctttttaatcaagacagtgatttgaggttaggtttttctctgtggcaatatgcaaatgctgcaaattttcaacgagtttgCTTGGCTCGCGCACGTAGGAATTTTAGATAGAGTTTTAGGGCCTGTATACATGCAGTGGGGGACCCCGATCTAGTGGgattggtttcttttgttttcacgctctgtgggacacaaaacaaaagaaacttaccccactagaccggggtcccccactccatgtaaacagggtcttaaaaaaatcaaattcgaGGCGTTTGTAACTTAACATTACGTGCTTATCtatttttgaggcaattttcttaaaattgaataaaaaaatagagtTGATTTGCTTTATTGGCGTGAATAACCAGCATTCTGGCCAATGCAAAAACGCAGCTTAATGAGACAGTAAACCCCTATTCATTTAACGTTGTTAAAAGAAGAGGCTTCTAATTTTTTACCATGAgattttaacaataaaatttacagCTCGCTTATGcttaagaattttagcagccatttgacgtgaaagctctcttgaacgcCTTTCGCaaatggtctccattatttcaatAAACGTGAACAAGACTAAACTGCCCGCTACAAAACGGTTTACCATGATGCACcgcaggctatgaaacatggtaAACGggagcaacctttattgaagtAGGTGTATATTctcgactgtaaaatcagctttgcttcttttcttttaaattttcagaTATTGCTAATTAGATCCTTTATTAGGATCCGGTCGTTCTTTTTTGTAAGCTGGTCCTtgcttcaaaaattgaaattccttctgggtgcgttcgattggtgaatctggatttagattttgaaaatctggatttcggatttgcaatagaacgcgaaatccgaaaacggatttcaacgctgagGTATCTGTTTTcggattttcatttttaccgttcgattgggaaatccgaaaaaggattagaaaaactgtccttaagaacagcggtcttgcTCGCGCACGCATACTTagcaaaaagaagaccactgttcacgagaatacttttgcaaatcctttttcggatttcccaatcgaacggtaattgaaatccaccctgaggatggatttctcggaggtgaaatccgttttcggatttcgcgttcgattgggaaatccggatttagattttgaaaatctaaatccggatttcccaatcgaacgcaccctctGAGTGTCGAGCCCTGCCTAACGCCCTGCCTGACGCCCTGCCTAGCCCTTGCCTAGCCCCAGTTTTCGAAAAACTCACAgcaaaaatttttattttcttattgtcTTTTTTGAACGTACGATAATGcgtttaaaacaataaaagtaaatattgaCCCAAGGGTAATCAGGCGTTTACGGTTGCTATGATTAAGAGCAATTTTTGTTCTACTTCTAAAATAAGTCtgtaaaaaactatttttactGCCTCAAcgtttgaaaatttaaaacgaATGGTCTTTTTTGAAGGGGTACCGAGTCTCGTACAACTTAAATATTTGTGCGATTAATCTGCGTGTAGCAGGCATTCTAAACGTGGGAAGGGGAATATCGGGTGAATGAACGATAGATACCTCCGCCTCCCCACCATTCTCTCACACTCTCCCAAATCCACTCTCCCTTAACACTCATTCGGGCTTCTAGCTAGTCTGGTACGCAATAAATGGTGATTTGTTCTCTCTCCTCCTCAGTGGCTCCAGCTGGGTATTCCAATACGTAGCAATATTGGAACAGTAGACAATCTGATGGTCGAACAGTGGAACAGACATGGTGAAAagtagaacatctgatggtgaAACAGTGGAACAATCATGGTGGACCAGTGAAACATCTAATGGTGGAACAATCGAACATCtcatggtaaaaaaataaaacatctgATGGTGCAACAGCAGAACAAAAACAGTAGAACATCTAATGGTGAACAGTAGAACAtctcatggtggaacagtgaaaaaTCCGACGGCTGGAGCAGAGAAACAGTAGAAAACTTGATGGTAGAACACTTTAACATCTTGAACcgctgatggtggaacagtgaaacagaAATGGTGGGACAGTGAAAGATCTAATGGTGGAAAAGTGGAACATCTGTtagtggaacagtagaacatctggTGGTGCAACAGTgtaacatctgatggtggaacagtggaacagggATGATGGAACAGTGGAACACCTGACGGTGAAATAGTAGAACCTCGAAGGTTGGAACAGTATAACATCTAGAGGTAAAACAGTGAAACATCTGATgttggaacagtggaacatctgatagTGGAAAGctggaacagagatggtggaacagtggaacatgtGACGGTGGAACAGATAATATCTGATGGTAACAGTGGAACATcaaatggtggaacagtggaataCCTAGTGGTGAGACAGTGGAAAAGCTGATGGTTGAACAGTGTAACATCTGATGgtagaacagtggaacatctaatggtggaacagtggaacatctgttGGTGGAACAGTAAAACATCTGATGATGAAACAGCGTAACAtctgatagtggaacagtggaacacgAATGATGGAACAGTAGAACCtctcatggtggaacagtataACATcgtatggtggaacagtggaacagtagCACATGTGACGGTAGAACAGTGGAACATGTGGTGGTGGAAAAGTGAAACATCTGGTGGTGGAAAGTGGAACATCTGGTGCTTCAACAGCCGAACATCTGATGGTGAAACAGTGGAAGAGAGACGGTGGAACAGTCTAACAtctgatagtggaacagtggaacatctggtggtggaacagtggaacagtggaacagtgatggtggaacagtcgaACATCTGATCGTGGAACACTAGAACCtctgatagtggaacagtgtAACATCTGATAGTAGAACAGTGGAATAGGGATgatggaacagtagaacatctgatggtggaacagttgaACCTCTGATGGTGCAACATAAGACATCTTATGGTGGAAGAGTAAAAGAGTGGAACACCTGATGGTGGAAAAGCACAACATTTGATGGTGGAACACTGAAAGATCTGATGGTtaaacagtggaacatctgatggtgaaacagtggaacagagatggtggaacaaTGGTACATCTGGTGGTAGAACAGTGCAACAGAGATGGTAGAACAGTAGAACCTCGGAATGTGGAGCAATGGAACatctaatggtggaacagtggaatacctgatggtggaacagtggaacagtggatcatctgatagtggaacagtgaaTCAtctcatggtggaacagtagaacatctgatggtggaacagtggaacagagatggtggaatagttttcttttgcttttgtttataatttctAGGTATCTTAGATGTaacgcgcatttgatcatattcgaaCGTTAATTTGCGCGCTAtaagcaataaatattatttttaataaatattaaacagagatgttggaacagtggaacatctgatggtggaacagtagaacctctgatggtggaacagtggaaaaTCTAATGGTGGACCAGTGGAATacctgatggtggaacagtggaacatctgacgGTAGAACAGTGTAGCATTCTAATGGTCGAACAGCACGACATTTGATGGTGGAACACTGGAACGtctaatggtggaacagtggaacaaagaTGGTGGCACACTGgtacatctgatggtggaacagttaaACAGAGAAGGTGGAAAAGTGGAaaatctgatggtggaacagtagaacctctgatggtggaacagtggaaaaTCTAATCGTGGAACAATGGAACACCTGATGGTGGAAAAGTCGAACAtctgatagtggaacagtggatcatctaatggtggaacagtagaacctCTCGTGGCGCAACAGTAAAACatctaatggtggaacagtggaacagtggaacagtggaacatctgatggtggaacaacACAGCCTTTGACGGTAGAACACTGAAAGATGTGATGGTGGAaaagtggaacatctgatggtagaacagtggaacagagatggtggaaaAAGTGGTACATCTGATGGTGGACCAGTGGATTAGACATGGTACAACGGTGGAACATCtgttggtggaacagtagaacatctgatggtgggaCAGTGTAACATCTGATTGTGGAACGGTAAAACCTCTGATGGTGCAACAGTAAAACATCTAATAGTGGAACAGtcgaacagtggaacagtgaaaaatctgatggtggaacagcaCAACATTTGATGGTGGAACACTGAAagatctgatggtggaacaatggaacatctgatggtgaaacagtggaacagagatggtgaaACAGTGGTACATCTGATGGTGcaacagtggaacagtggaaaAGAGATGTTGGAACAGTGGAACACCTCATGGTGGACCAGTGGAATCCctgatagtggaacagtggaacatctgacaGTAGAACAGTGCAGCATCAAATGGTCAAACAGCACGACATTTGATGGTGGAACAATACAACGtctaatggtggaacagtg
The sequence above is a segment of the Porites lutea chromosome 3, jaPorLute2.1, whole genome shotgun sequence genome. Coding sequences within it:
- the LOC140929282 gene encoding large ribosomal subunit protein uL14, encoding MSKRGRGGSSGGKFRISLGLPVGAVINCADNTGAKNLYIIAVKGIKGRLNRLPAAGSGDMVLATVKKGKPELRKKVMPAVVIRQRKAFRRKNGMFIYFEDNAGVIVNNKGEMKGSAITGPVAKECADLWPRIASNAGSIQ